The following proteins come from a genomic window of Panicum hallii strain FIL2 chromosome 8, PHallii_v3.1, whole genome shotgun sequence:
- the LOC112903034 gene encoding protein trichome birefringence-like 28: MAKAPPPTATSSPSDPPPPKPRPLGLLSSSARSLLAAARRSPVTTLVVAFFLLALFMYGEDVRTIAELSIDDYLYPDADLYNVSGLPPLVLPPPTCDLSDGRWVFDNVSLPAYREKECTFLTKQVTCLANGRPDDTWQYWKWQPNHCSLPTFDARRFMETMRGKRLMFVGDSLNRNQWESLVCLVQPILSKGRKKIVKRGSLTIFHAKEYRATLEFYWAPFLVESNSDNPKIHSIEHRIIRPERIEGHAKYWKDVDYLIFNTYIWWMNTADMKVRRPNSRYWSQHDEVPRIEAYGRVFKTWSEWLNNNIDPARTSVFFMTISPLHISPKNWGNPEGIRCVKETLPYQNYSQPLDLYHDMRMFDLVVKVASSMEKVPVTVINITRMSDYRKDAHTSLYSIRQGKLLTPKQKADPEKFADCIHWCLPGVPDVWNQILYTRILSKSSWHSNFAPPPLQSLPPPQ; this comes from the exons atgGCCAAGGCACCGCCTCCCACTGCCACCAGCTCCCCCTCCGATCCCCCGCCTCCCAAGCCCCGCCCTTTGggcctcctctcctcctccgcgcgctcCCTCCTCGCCGCGGCGCGCCGCTCCCCCGTCACCACGCTCGTCGTCGCCTTCTTCCTACTCGCCCTATTCATGTACGGCGAGGACGTGCGCACCATCGCCGAGCTCTCCATCGACGACTACCTCTACCCCGACGCCGACTTGTACAACGTCTCGGGGCTGCCCCCGCTTGTGCTCCCCCCGCCCACCTGCGACCTCTCCGACGGTCGCTGGGTCTTCGACAACGTCTCGCTCCCGGCCTACAGGGAGAAGGAGTGCACCTTCCTCACCAAGCAGGTCACCTGCCTCGCCAACGGCAGACCCGACGATACATGGCAGTACTGGAAATGGCAGCCCAACCATTGCTCCCTCCCAAC GTTCGACGCCCGGAGATTCATGGAGACCATGCGCGGGAAGCGGCTCATGTTCGTGGGGGACTCGCTCAATCGGAACCAGTGGGAGTCGCTCGTGTGCCTGGTGCAGCCCATTCTATCCAAGGGCAGGAAGAAGATCGTCAAGCGGGGCTCCCTCACCATCTTCCACGCCAAGGAGTACCGCGCCACCCTCGAGTTCTACTGGGCGCCCTTTCTCGTCGAGTCCAACTCCGACAACCCCAAGATCCATAGCATCGAGCACCGGATCATCAGGCCCGAGCGGATCGAGGGACACGCCAAGTACTGGAAGGACGTCGACTACCTCATCTTCAATACCTACATCTGGTGGATGAACACCGCCGACATGAAAGTCAG GAGACCAAATTCAAGGTATTGGTCACAGCACGACGAGGTTCCCAGGATTGAGGCATATGGACGAGTGTTCAAGACGTGGTCTGAATGGTTAAATAACAACATTGACCCTGCCCGCACGTCCGTCTTCTTCATGACAATTTCTCCTCTTCACATCAG CCCAAAGAACTGGGGAAACCCTGAGGGGATCAGATGCGTAAAGGAGACGCTTCCGTATCAGAACTACAGCCAACCCCTGGACCTGTACCATGACATGCGGATGTTTGATCTGGTAGTAAAGGTGGCTAGCTCCATGGAGAAGGTTCCAGTCACAGTGATCAACATCACGAGGATGTCAGATTATCGGAAGGACGCCCACACATCGCTGTATTCCATCCGGCAAGGTAAGCTGCTGACGCCAAAGCAGAAGGCGGACCCGGAGAAGTTCGCAGACTGCATCCATTGGTGCCTTCCCGGCGTGCCAGATGTGTGGAACCAGATACTTTACACGAGGATCCTTTCGAAATCATCTTGGCATTCTAATTTTGCGCCTCCTCCCTTGCAGTCACTGCCTCCTCCCCAATGA